A window of Salvia splendens isolate huo1 chromosome 8, SspV2, whole genome shotgun sequence genomic DNA:
TTAAAAAAGAATCATAAAAAGAATCATGCAAAGCTTTCCGTTAAAATAAATACAATCaactttaaattatttaatatacatTATTCATTGGCAAACACAATTATTAACATATTGCCTTAAAATTGACTAATTATTAACGCACATCTTTCCTAAGCCCAATCTTATTCTCATTCATCTTCTCCAAATCATCTTTTCGTCTGCTTATTTCATTCCTTTTCACAAATAAACTAACTTAGTAACACAGAGACAGGCAAAAGAGGGTCGCGACTAACTCGAGTGTGGGGTCAACCATAGCTCGAAAGACGGATTTGCTAGTTCTCATAGTCGGGTGGTGGAGTTGGCCGACCCCGCGCAACCCCACCTCCATCCGTCATTGTCTTTTACtgtagaacggagggagtagtaaatacGGAGTATACTCAGTGTCAAACAACATAGCCCAATATCAAAGCCGTTGGACTTTTTTCTCAAAATATGGTGGGTCCACGGAAGTCCACTCACAACATAGCCCAGTATCTATTATactgtacattatttaactaaaagttatcagattattttaattatagggtcacacaaataaaaaaaatctacttTTGAGCTCACATTTAAAAAGTATAGAGGCagattcaaattaaaataaaagatactagCTCTTATCACAAagtaaaaatatactattaatcAACCTTTGAATACGTAGTAGTTTTAAATTCACTTTTAACTGTAATCAAATAGAAGAGACTTATCAATCCTTAACTCATATACTATTAATCAACCTTTAGCAGTCCTACTATTCAAAGTGAGGACAAATCAATTATGATTTTCTATCCactcataaaataaaatgactcaaaCCCTTACCTATAATTGGATGGATGAATATGTTTTACTTATCATGCTTACATTCTTGATGATGTACATCTGCGAAGAAGAGATAAAAATAAATGCAATAAATTGAACATTAAAatatcaaagaagaagaaaaataatttaattatttgaataacTTGTTATTGCACTTAGTAACGAGTTATAAAAATTGTCAGTACAGGCCGGATATTCAATTATTTGTATAAGAAACGAAATTTGATTATAGTATCAGTAAAGAATAATTTAGCTTCCATCACTAATACACCAATTTCGATGGTTAATAAGCCTAAGGTGCACTTAAGGATTGGATTGGGCCTATTTTATAACATGATGATTTATAAATGGGCTTTGGGGTGACAACTCCACATAACCCGGCCTTTAAAGCTGCACTCAACTCCACGGTGTGATAGGTCGGCCCCAAGTCTTTCGAGTTAAATATTGCTTTCGTTCTTCGTCCGTTATCTATTGCCAGCGACAATCACTCCACCAAATCTATTTTCTGATGCAAGCGACTACCTTATTTACTCTCCCGCAGGGGCGGAGCTACGGTGGGGCATGGGGGGCCCTTGGGCCCCCCAGCCATTCGAGTTTTtcctataatatatatattcagaTACGCTATTAAAAATATTGATAGTGCAGTTGGCAAGTGGTCTGATCTTTAGATCATACTTTCGTGCAGGTGCTGAGTTCGATTCTCAGCTATGccattattttttcaatatttaccCACTGCTAGTAGTTACTACTAGTTAGTAGCAGCTCCTTATTTCTCGTGAAATAATCATTGCAATATTTACCCCATGTCTTTTAAATACTATTTTCAAATATTTACGCAAAGttattctaatttatttgttgtcaaattatattttagaGATGTGCTATATTTACTCAATAATTTTTACTGTCAAATCACTTTTAAGCGATTGTGTTATATTTAACCAATAACTTTTAAACGTTATAGTTTGAAAGAATGTTATTTGTTCAATGACTTGTAAATATTGTAAtctatattaataaatattatattttaaactaCTTTTTTATTGGTATTGTAATATAGAGTAAATGAGTAATTAATAGCTTCATGCAGATTTTATAGTAtgtataattaaacaattttgcTTTATTTATGAAAAACTTAATTGTATTAGTAGGTAGAATACTTTTTAAGCCATCACAAAGTGTTTATATCAATTATTCTTGATTAGATTAAATTAGCTTTATATGCATTTAATTCTTGAGTACTAGTACATATCTAAAAATATCTCGTTATTTTTAAGATCTTCAAGACAAAAAAAACTTCTTCCTACGACTAATTTTGATGAAAAAAACATTGAGAGATACATGCAACTATTAACGGTGGTAGAGCTAAAATTGTTCTTCTTCATGGCCCCCTCACCGCAAAATTCCTGGCTCCGCCACTGCTCTCCCGACCCACGAGTTTCGTTTAGTGAATTTGTGATTGATGTTAGTAGTACCCTTTCATACTTACAGATATCCTTTTGATTTCAAATGTGTATTAGTGTGTAAATATTTATCCTTTCGCCAATTTCTGGTTTTGTATACCAACTTTAAATTCTTTCAAGAAATGATCGAACTATTGATTTGTTCTAATTTTACAACCAACTAAGATTTGATCGCTAACATGGACTAATAGAAACTAGTATggttcaacaaataaaataatttaattttgtatacaATATGATATTGTTTTGCTGCTGTAATGTCACTTTAGTTGATGTAAAATCATTAATAGATAAGTCATTAAGCTTTGTCATTGTTGAAATCTTAGTTgattgtaaaatcagaataaattaataatttagttGCAAAATAAGTACTATTCCCTCTATCGCAACTAAGTTGAGtaagtatttatttttgagatgtcccaattaagttgaatcatttcccattttgacaaaaaataaaatatccaatcactcttactttaatACATCACATACTTTAGTCTCTCTTCATCTTTTATTCTTtattcctctctcctacttttcaacacaatttcttaatctccgtgtccaaaagttttgactcaacttaattgggacggGGTGAGTACAAATTAACAGTTCAGCAGTTTACGTGATTTATTTAAAATTGGTATGCAAAACTAAAATTTAATTGGCAAAAGTTTGGAAATTTACATTCATATCATCCGAACTGATAATATTTCAGCACGACTTGGGGAggattaaaattaatattattttatgttgATAATCAAATTAGATTAACTCCATTTGTACCTTTTTCCTATAGCTTTATATCTTAACAACAAACCTCTGCGCATTTGTACCTACTTAGGAATtttatttactaattttgcCACCTAACTAGAGATACTATCATACTAATAGCTTTGATATATCTTAATTCCGTTAAATAATTAACCTTAATCAAAATCTCAGATTTGATGTTTAGCAACAGAAACATCTGGAATGTctacttaattatttaatctaaatATGATTAATTTACTATCCACAATTTACGTATACTGTCTCCATGCAGCCATACACGTATATATGCATGCACTGAATTTACTTTGACGTAATTTATTCAACGGTTTGCATgtctataaattaatataatcatTTTTAACAATATAGTAAAGATTAATTCATTCGTATTTTAACTGCATGAAATCGTCAATGTATGTTCTTATCCAGATTTCAGACGAATTACTCGAATTATTAATTATTCAATGGTATAGAAATAAATTATTGAGAGTTTGTTGAGGATTATTGAACACCTCTTACAGTGGAATaaaccaaataaaataattaaattaatttctaaATTCATTAACGACGTACGTGGTGACTAATTAGGGTAAGCCttctttaaaaaattatagGCTGTTTAACAACTAATTGCTACAAGAAGTATGTGTGTGCAAGAAATCCTAATGACGAAATAGtagattaattattttatttaatatttaattttaaagttataatAGTAAGTGCCCTATTATTTTACTGTTGAAATACAAAGCTTGGACAAGTGTATGTTAAGGTGAGCTTGATTTTCTAATTGGTAAATTATTGTTTTAGCATGATGTATGAGCCCAAATAGGGAACATAAGTAGAAGTTTCTTTGTACTTTAGTATATATCATCGTGATTTCATGTATACGTAATTGTTTCATGTATCTGATTTGAACATAGTAAACAAGTGATcgaattttttataaatagtgaAAGATATTAGAGGTATGTAATTTGGTTCATTTTAAGTATATCtctttttttactccattcctccCATCTCGTGAGTGTTTTCGGCAtgtgtaacaccccgactttttctacctttttattgtgttcttgaaaggatcgtcgtttgtgcacttgaaaatttttcgaccttgtttcttttgtcgagagaagtatttcacttttggggccaaacaattattctttcctagcccaatttgaaacccaattgttacgagcccaaaatgatacctacacgaaagaatagacaacgtatcaaatacactttcgacatcaaatcaagacgaaaagttggataagaaccgcgtcacatcaagacgaaaagtggataagaaccacgtcgcatcaggcacgttttccaacgaCGGCTGCATTAATGACTCGTCGCatcaaaacgaaaagacgtgaaattttgtcttttgtgaaaattttttctatatatataaccTCCCTTCACTTCATTCTTTACTTCACAATCGAGAAccaaatccgagagagagaagagagaggggaTGGAGGAACGAATTTCCGACCACCTACCTGTCGGGAACGGCGTCGGCGGCTGGAGGAGATCTTCGTCGACGGTGGCTGGGGCGGACCGCGACGGCGAGCCGCCGCGCATACAGCAGCGGTGGCGGTAGCGTGGTGGCGGCGTGAGCGTAGCCGAGAAAGagaagaggagaaagagaggagcacggcgtgaaggctttaaacgaacgaggtgggctttctagttaccgtacagtttttacgagaagtttttacgtgggctttcgaactaaagtgtttccAAGAACTTTCatatatcggtttgagcatcatgttatatgtgatcaaagtgaaagtgttgttgcgcatgttatgttgtgatatatgtgttgatttatcgagtgatttgtgatttgctcgacttgttgatgtgatatGAGATGTGCTCGATCATGACGgagaaaaaatgatttatgtttcaaaaacgttttgaggaaaataaagttgaaaagattatgtcaagccatattttgttttggaactatgcatatctgactgcaacgatgaatggaatggattgatgggagaccgtgggaggtaaccacttccccggcacttgaatgttaagatatgatgaatgatgaatggactgatgaatgaacaagagatagtgaaatcgggtttgtcagatacggcatatgttctaggaaaatagatcgaggaaaagaaaaatgtttagtgttctcggacttttcctaaaatcccgagttcactcaaagagtggcttgacaaaatctgtttttataaatatattttcggcacgtgtccactgagtacactaagtactcagccctgcatatgttttctctatgtgcaggttgagcggtgacgagcgcggtgggtgttgagcatgaaagtgaagaagattgtaaataaaactttctgaatatattatgtcttcatacataatagtattctactctcgaatgcttccgccaagtgttgttgagataattttatctcaagttgctgattgttgaaaagacactctgattttattcgagcttttcccatttgtttggagctaaagtcgagtttgcactatgtgtatcatacactcttatatatattattcttttaagctaattgagcttttcttatgaactgttatccttaaatgctattgttaatgtttgtcccttggtcacgatcgcctcgtttgtaacacccctagtatgggcgggcgtgacagcatgtttttgagaaaaaatataataaatagttaaagtttgagagaaagtaaagtaagtaagagaataatatatgtagatacgactctcttctatattattatctctcttactttacttttcttcactttaactatgtattatcatcttcacaaaacaacggcaaaaaaaaatcaatcacttgagctgggacggagagagtatacgTTAATATGGACTAATGATAATTGTAAATCAGactttatcattttatcaaatcgAACTGATTCTATGTAAATCGGTTTTATCATTTTACATTATTTCGTTATTAAATTAACCCAAATTACTTAGAAACAtaactaaaattgaaaattttgtgaaaattttacACTTGATATTCAATTTGATTTTGAGATAACTATGCAGACATCCAATGTAAAAAATTaatcctttttctaaatctaaagatatttatttttttaaaaaattaatatttcccTGTATTATTTCAGAtggtatataatattatttattttaatttaatcagTATATTCGTGAATCTATTTCAAATGTAGAATACCAAAAAGTCAATAGTATATATACAATTTAAGTACATTTATcactaatatatactccatccgtcccatgttacttgcactgtttCGTTTCGGCTCATCACAAACTACTTAGACTATTTCTAGTTGAAGTgagaattaatgtatttaattaatatgttagattaagttaagatGTAATACCCGCCCTTTTATTACCTTTTTCTTTGCTTTTAATGTCGAACTAGAGAAATGTTTGTTACTTCTAATTACTTTCGAATCGGAAATATTAGTCGATGAATTTGCCTGTTTTGCTAAAATGAAGGGTGTCGATCAGACCTAGTTAACATACTCTGATCTTGTTTTGACCTTGCATTACCTTCGCTTTTGAAACTAATGTTTGAAACCGACTTATCATTTATGTTTACCCCTTTTGTTACAAGATTTATTTAGTCACGATATATCTACGCTCACTATCACTATGGAGATGAGGTCGTGACAAAAGAGCTCATTTATTAAGTGATATCTCGTTACACTTCAAATTTTAAtctaattacactaaaaaatcaatcacaaatttacggcttaaaataaaaagtgcaagtaacatgggacggagggagtatatcgtATGTGCTTGTGTGTTAAGGTAATATTGTTTTCATTTACTGAGTAATAAAACTTAAAATTGTTACGAGAAATGATTAATTACGTAACTGGACACAATTCCTCGTTGGAAGAGTGTATTGACTTTGGGTCTAGTGAAAGTAGGGTTAAGAAAGtaagattttattaaaattgtttGGCCTAAATTTATATTGTTAGCTAAGAGTTTGATGAATTAGTTACCTCAAAATCTTAATGTCTTTGAGTTGCTTGCAATATCCAAACTAATAGTGCGTACATTCTTCTCTAGGATGAGGGAAATTCCCAATTGTTAACATGTAAATTATGTATTCACAATGATGTATTCATTAATCTAAACATTAGTATATAGTAGGTTCGTTCGCTGCTTTTCTATTATAGTGATTTTGGTTAGAGCGTTCGCTTTTATTTATATGTTGATTTCGTTGTCTTTTAGCTTCTGTTTCTTTTCCTAACTTCTTTAGTTCCTTGCATCTTTTTAACTTGAACATTTCCATTGCAAGAATCTTCTTGAATATTCAAAAGTCTATAAACTTATGACTAAAGAcccattttggtccttaacatattacgatttattgattttagtccaaaacattatcttttgaattattcggtctctcacaaataaaaacggggtCACATTTTGTccgaatttgacggaaccgttaaaAGTTAACGCTCAACGAATCTTAATTCGATTTTGACCAGATTAagttaataattatgttttattaatttctaatatttaattaaccaaaaactaaaaaattaaaattttaagttaataTTTTAAGCTTGACGAGAACCTCGCGGTAGACGCCGAGATATTGCAGTTTTCATTATCAACCATAATTGGACCAAAATGGACCTACTCCGTTCCTCTCGATGTAGTAATCCGACGGGTttgacacagattttaagataTATTGACGCCGAGATATATCTTAATAAGAGCCTACTCCGTTCCTCTCGATGTAGTAATCCGGCGGGTTCGAATACCAGAATCCGTCATCGCCGTGGGCGGAGACGTAGACCTCGATCACTGCTTTGTACGTGTTGCTAGGGATTTGAATCTCCCTGGAAACGGCGTCGTTCTCGCTCTGAATTCTGAACCAGAACCCTTCCTCCCCTGCGGCCGACACCGGGATGATCAAATCGGCAGGGATTTGGTCCAATTCGAGCGACGCAGTGGGAAAATTGCGTATGAGTTTTCTAGGGCTTGAGATTGAGGATTTTATGATGTTGTAGAAGAGGAAGATGATGTTGACGTGGAAGATGTCGGTGTATGTGTCGTCGATGATGTTCTCGAGCATGACGGAGAGGGTGAGGTTGGAGCGGCGGATGAGGGAGGAGTAGCGGGTGATGTCTTTGCggaaggtccaggagattccGTGAGGGGTGGGCTCGGGGGTGCTGGTGCGGAGGAGCTCGGTGCCGGCGAGCCAGACGGCGGAGATGCGGTCGTATTGTGAGCCATTGGAGGCGCCGGAGAATTGGAGGACGGCGTTGGACCAGGTGCAGTCGAGGGGGGAAGAGTAGTTAGCGTAGATGTTGCTGAAGCTGTGGGTGAAGAGAGGGAGGCTGCAGGCGGGGGCCAGGgggaattataattttttagttttgggttaattaaatactagacattaataaaacataattattaatttaatccggtcaaaatcgAATTAAGATTCGTTGACCTTTAACTTTTAACAATTCTGTCAAAttcggaccaaatgtgacccgtttttatttgtgagggaccgaataattcaaaagataatgttttgaaccaaaatcaataaatcGCAATAggttaaggaccaaattgagCCTTTACTCTAAACTTATCTAAATTAATTGATTACTTATTACAACCAAGTGAGAAGCGGCCGTTTCCCACAAATGATCAACGGAAAgttgaaaatttgaataaattaattaaaattttttgatACGTGTGTGTGTATATTTGTGTGGCTACGTACAGCCTCATGTTGAATACttattattttgaaataatgaaaataataggTGAGAGTGGCTGTTGACTTAATTATGATTAAGGATTGAGATAATTCAATGTACGTGGCCACACAGATTACCCCAATTTGGAAACTGGGATTTTGTAGCAGGTAAACACGTGTTGATTTCAAACTCAAATAGGAAATCATagtaataaaattacaaaaatataaattttttatggCCAAGATTGGTCTCCTTCATTCATAAGGCTTacctaaataaaattttaatacgactatatatacatgtataaaatactactatactTTGATAATTTTGAATGGATTCTACACGGGACAGACTAAGATGTTATGACTTAATTATCAATTAGTTTTTGGACCCACATAGTTTTGTtgtttcatttcctttttttctttctatgacTGTTGTTTCATGGTTTATGTTTGCCATTTGCGTAATTTGAGCATTTCTTATAATAAAACAAACTAGTACCTACAATCATATATACTTAGAAAGCATTAGTATTTAGTAAGATACAAATTCTAGGTCCTTAAATAACTCGACACATCTTCAACTATGATCTTGTAATTATTTGACATGTCTAACATGAAAGTGCATAATTGACTCACTTTAGGTAACAAGATTTTGAAATTTGTTTCAATCCTACAAATATGATGCCAAAAGAATAGGTTAAGAAAAGTTTTTATTTAAGTATATAAGTGATGAAAAAAATGAACCATATGATTACAATTGGTAGAAGATGTAACAACCGAACCCACCAATTAATCTTGTGATGAGATTTCACTTTATAAGGTCAAAGCCATTTTTTGGGCTGACACGTGTCCCAAGCTAGAGTTACCGTGAGCCAAATACCTATCTCTTCATCTTTGAGTCATCAATATAATCTCATGATTCATAAAAGTGTTACAACAAACATGATCATAAATAGTTTGTTGATTGATGTGTTCAAATATCAcacttattttattcaatatatAGTGTACGAATATATGCTACTACATTATGAGTAGTGTTTTTTCGTGTATGTTATAATAAATTGGAAAGTCGACATAATTGAATAG
This region includes:
- the LOC121746139 gene encoding peptide-N4-(N-acetyl-beta-glucosaminyl)asparagine amidase A-like, producing the protein MRLLPLFTHSFSNIYANYSSPLDCTWSNAVLQFSGASNGSQYDRISAVWLAGTELLRTSTPEPTPHGISWTFRKDITRYSSLIRRSNLTLSVMLENIIDDTYTDIFHVNIIFLFYNIIKSSISSPRKLIRNFPTASLELDQIPADLIIPVSAAGEEGFWFRIQSENDAVSREIQIPSNTYKAVIEVYVSAHGDDGFWYSNPPDYYIERNGVGSY